The proteins below are encoded in one region of Williamsoniiplasma luminosum:
- a CDS encoding BspA family leucine-rich repeat surface protein, with protein sequence MKKLLSLLAAVSLSVPTTLLVVSCGIKIISLSELETNIGAIDGLDKRYIIEGIRKANSGYTISANDLEIDFDTLQTEDGEPRTGSVDVRGQGRYHGSLTVHFTLNKANLEDLKNLVEKAEKDRAQGSKLDDAWFTFNQEIGFAKGVIGVDPLAHKQTEIDAAYYRLQMAIIDFDEAGTKKVNPWMLEANIESAKTAAKNDRKGLGPKWILEEKISFAESIRDKAANEIWEIDKQDEVDKVADDLWSEVFTFIMSPNVETLPPGIEPPQPDQNTLKLSNRTQADALENEHQQSSEQLVLEGENMSIKTSDVDNSYKTPQQDLEALLKQANALGQNDKAFDEYLKLRRAIGLAEGILSVYENETENEGVLSQAIADLQSAINTFTGSKDLKADKATDKLIKKIEVAQAAFDDGHSKPTNVKNELKVALDKANGIANPVLGISQKHKVHQAINDLQLALIKFHAADNNSANYAELVKTISEATTLLAKEKDNKIQSAVAMLEYGIATAQQILGQNLTSDQQNQVDKANNRLKTAIEEFKKAENNKKEIKELIKVTDLDKLENSALDTIKGAIISKNPGATENDFEIDPNTITNNKATIKGIGDYKGTVEVTFLFEIKPISTIEIKLQQIVDSKLDGLWDRRQLEETIVKANLDIQGGISVTPEGWQLNQELQVLKITIKGNAKEGANNYRYNGEVVLYQVGRNADKRFTIYVDHNDGSIKSNYGSAPNGTKQIINIGFTTSLIGEQIFYRAFRAPESILKVPNQIPPTIQIFDSMFYGASAFNQDISMWNTQNITSMTGMFAFASSFNQDISSWDTSNVTSMQAMFFYASGFNKNISSWNTSNVTNMDNMFNSALSFNQNLSGWNVSNVKTHNSFDNNTPIWEPKNKPKFTN encoded by the coding sequence ATGAAAAAATTATTAAGTCTATTAGCCGCTGTTTCATTAAGTGTTCCCACTACTTTGCTTGTTGTTAGTTGTGGGATTAAAATTATCAGTTTAAGTGAATTAGAAACCAATATCGGTGCAATCGATGGCTTGGATAAGCGCTATATTATTGAAGGAATTCGAAAAGCAAATTCAGGTTATACAATAAGCGCAAACGATCTAGAAATTGATTTTGATACATTACAAACTGAGGATGGTGAACCAAGAACCGGATCGGTTGATGTTCGAGGACAAGGAAGATATCACGGTTCTTTAACGGTTCACTTTACACTTAATAAAGCAAATTTAGAAGATTTAAAAAACCTAGTTGAAAAAGCAGAAAAAGACCGCGCACAAGGTTCTAAACTTGATGATGCTTGATTTACTTTTAACCAAGAAATTGGATTTGCAAAAGGAGTTATTGGAGTTGATCCTTTAGCTCATAAACAAACTGAAATTGATGCTGCTTATTATAGATTACAAATGGCAATTATTGATTTTGATGAGGCTGGGACTAAAAAAGTGAATCCATGAATGTTGGAAGCAAATATTGAATCTGCAAAAACAGCAGCTAAAAATGACAGAAAAGGCTTAGGGCCAAAATGAATATTGGAAGAAAAAATTTCTTTTGCTGAATCCATTCGAGATAAAGCAGCGAATGAAATTTGAGAGATTGATAAACAAGATGAAGTTGATAAAGTTGCAGATGATTTATGGAGTGAAGTATTCACATTTATCATGTCACCAAATGTAGAAACTCTTCCCCCAGGAATTGAACCTCCTCAACCAGATCAAAACACTCTAAAATTAAGCAACAGAACACAAGCAGACGCTTTAGAAAACGAACACCAACAATCAAGTGAACAATTAGTTTTAGAAGGAGAAAATATGTCAATAAAGACTAGTGATGTAGATAATTCTTATAAAACACCACAACAAGACTTAGAAGCCTTGTTAAAACAAGCAAATGCTCTTGGACAAAATGATAAAGCTTTTGATGAATATTTAAAATTAAGAAGAGCCATCGGACTTGCTGAAGGAATTTTAAGTGTTTATGAAAATGAAACAGAAAATGAAGGTGTATTAAGTCAAGCGATTGCAGATTTGCAATCTGCAATCAACACATTTACTGGAAGTAAAGATTTAAAAGCAGACAAAGCAACTGATAAATTAATAAAAAAAATAGAAGTTGCTCAAGCAGCTTTTGATGATGGACATTCTAAACCAACTAATGTAAAAAATGAATTAAAAGTAGCATTAGATAAAGCAAATGGGATAGCCAATCCAGTTTTAGGAATTAGTCAAAAACATAAAGTTCATCAAGCAATTAATGATTTACAGTTAGCATTGATTAAATTCCATGCAGCTGATAATAATTCAGCAAACTATGCTGAATTGGTTAAAACAATCAGTGAAGCCACAACCTTACTTGCAAAAGAAAAAGACAACAAAATTCAATCAGCTGTTGCGATGTTAGAATATGGAATCGCAACAGCACAACAAATTCTTGGTCAAAACTTAACAAGTGATCAACAAAACCAAGTGGATAAAGCAAATAATAGACTAAAAACTGCAATTGAAGAATTTAAAAAAGCAGAAAATAATAAAAAAGAGATTAAAGAATTAATTAAGGTTACTGATTTAGATAAGTTGGAAAACAGTGCGCTAGACACTATCAAAGGTGCGATTATTTCTAAAAACCCAGGTGCTACAGAGAATGATTTTGAAATTGATCCAAATACAATAACAAATAATAAGGCTACAATCAAAGGAATTGGCGATTATAAAGGAACAGTTGAAGTAACATTTTTATTTGAAATAAAACCCATTTCTACCATTGAAATCAAATTACAACAAATAGTAGATTCAAAATTAGATGGATTATGAGATCGTCGTCAATTAGAAGAAACGATTGTTAAGGCTAATTTGGATATTCAAGGGGGGATAAGTGTAACTCCTGAAGGTTGGCAACTAAATCAAGAATTACAGGTACTTAAAATCACAATTAAAGGTAATGCCAAAGAAGGGGCAAATAACTATAGATATAACGGAGAAGTAGTCCTATATCAAGTTGGACGTAATGCAGACAAAAGATTCACAATTTATGTTGATCATAATGATGGGTCAATCAAATCAAATTATGGTTCAGCTCCAAATGGGACCAAGCAAATTATTAATATTGGTTTCACAACTTCTTTAATTGGAGAACAAATATTTTATCGTGCCTTTCGTGCACCTGAATCAATTTTAAAAGTGCCGAATCAGATTCCACCAACTATTCAAATTTTCGATTCAATGTTTTACGGTGCAAGCGCCTTTAACCAAGACATTTCTATGTGAAACACTCAAAACATTACAAGTATGACAGGAATGTTTGCATTTGCATCATCATTTAACCAAGATATTTCAAGTTGAGATACCTCAAATGTAACTAGTATGCAAGCTATGTTTTTTTATGCATCTGGATTCAACAAAAATATTTCAAGTTGAAATACCTCAAATGTAACTAATATGGATAACATGTTTAATAGTGCCCTATCATTCAATCAAAATTTAAGTGGGTGAAATGTTTCAAATGTTAAAACTCACAATTCATTTGACAACAACACTCCAATTTGAGAACCCAAAAACAAACCAAAATTCACAAATTAA